Proteins encoded together in one Campylobacter concisus window:
- the tatC gene encoding twin-arginine translocase subunit TatC, with protein sequence MFEELRPHLIELRKRLFISIVSVFVCFGICFTFWNPLLAWMSEPLKQVLPAGSNIIFTQIQEPFFTAMKVAFFAGLVLALPIIFWQFWLFVAPGLYDNEKKYVIPFVLSASFMFACGAAFCYYVVIPLGFTFLVNFGGQLFTALPSIGEYVGFFTKLLIGFGISFELPVITFFLAKIGLVDDKMLKDYFRYAVVVIFIFAAIVTPPDVISQILMALPLIGLYGISIIVAKRAGKSDDDEEDSDTNSDAGDE encoded by the coding sequence ATGTTTGAAGAGCTAAGACCCCATTTGATCGAACTTAGAAAGAGGCTTTTTATAAGCATAGTAAGCGTTTTTGTCTGTTTTGGCATCTGTTTTACATTTTGGAATCCACTGCTTGCATGGATGAGCGAGCCTCTAAAACAGGTCTTGCCAGCTGGCTCAAACATCATCTTTACGCAAATTCAAGAGCCATTTTTCACTGCGATGAAGGTCGCCTTTTTTGCTGGCTTGGTGCTTGCTTTGCCTATCATTTTTTGGCAGTTTTGGCTATTTGTCGCACCTGGACTTTACGATAATGAAAAAAAATATGTGATCCCATTTGTCCTCTCTGCTTCATTTATGTTTGCGTGCGGGGCGGCATTTTGCTACTATGTGGTCATCCCGCTTGGCTTTACATTTTTGGTAAATTTTGGCGGTCAGCTCTTTACGGCGCTGCCAAGCATAGGCGAGTACGTGGGCTTTTTTACAAAGCTGCTGATCGGCTTTGGAATTTCATTTGAGCTGCCAGTCATTACATTTTTCTTAGCAAAGATAGGCCTAGTCGATGACAAGATGTTAAAAGACTACTTCAGATACGCAGTAGTCGTCATCTTTATCTTTGCAGCCATCGTCACACCGCCAGATGTTATAAGTCAAATTTTAATGGCACTGCCACTCATCGGACTTTATGGAATTTCTATCATCGTAGCCAAAAGAGCTGGCAAAAGCGACGATGATGAAGAAGATAGCGACACAAACAGCGACGCAGGCGATGAGTGA
- the queA gene encoding tRNA preQ1(34) S-adenosylmethionine ribosyltransferase-isomerase QueA, whose translation MSDINDISSYDYFLPNELIAKEPVLPKEEARLLVYLKKTKEIKHYKFKDLASLIPDDAAVIFNNTKVVKARILGHKQSGGACEVMLNQPLNDNKFSVYIRGRVSVGSVLNFTDDIKVNVLELNDDGSRVVNFTKDGVILDTAQLFSELEKIGHVPLPPYIKRADTKDDESWYQSIFAKNSGAVAAPTASLHFSEQMLEQIKAKHEVAYITLHVGAGTFKGVECQNINNHKMHSEFYELSEKAQEIINSDKPILGVGTTVTRCVEEFARSKQPSGFCKLFLNLNNRPIRQNYLLTNFHLPKSTLIMLVTSFIGLEETMRIYETAVSEKYRFYSYGDGMLVI comes from the coding sequence ATGAGTGATATAAACGATATCTCAAGCTACGACTACTTTTTGCCTAACGAGCTCATCGCAAAAGAGCCAGTTTTGCCCAAAGAAGAGGCAAGACTGCTTGTTTATCTTAAAAAAACCAAAGAGATAAAGCACTATAAATTTAAAGATCTAGCCAGCCTCATCCCAGATGATGCGGCGGTCATTTTTAACAATACAAAGGTAGTTAAAGCCCGCATTTTAGGACACAAACAAAGTGGCGGCGCCTGCGAAGTGATGCTAAATCAACCGCTTAATGATAATAAATTTAGTGTCTATATAAGGGGCAGAGTAAGTGTCGGTAGCGTTTTAAATTTCACTGATGATATAAAGGTAAATGTGCTTGAGCTAAATGATGATGGCTCAAGAGTGGTAAATTTCACCAAAGATGGCGTTATTTTAGATACGGCGCAACTTTTTAGCGAGCTTGAAAAGATCGGCCACGTCCCACTTCCGCCATATATAAAAAGGGCTGATACAAAGGACGATGAGAGCTGGTATCAAAGCATATTTGCCAAAAATAGCGGCGCTGTCGCAGCTCCGACGGCTAGCCTGCACTTTAGCGAGCAGATGCTAGAGCAGATAAAGGCAAAGCACGAGGTCGCCTACATCACGCTTCACGTGGGCGCTGGGACATTTAAAGGCGTGGAGTGCCAAAACATAAATAACCATAAAATGCACTCTGAGTTTTACGAACTAAGTGAAAAAGCTCAAGAGATCATAAACTCTGATAAGCCCATCCTTGGCGTTGGCACGACGGTTACTAGATGCGTTGAAGAATTTGCAAGGAGCAAGCAGCCAAGCGGCTTTTGCAAGCTATTTTTAAATTTAAATAATAGACCGATCAGGCAAAACTACCTTTTAACAAATTTTCACCTGCCAAAATCAACTCTAATCATGCTAGTTACTAGCTTCATAGGGCTTGAAGAGACGATGAGGATTTACGAAACGGCAGTTAGCGAAAAGTATAGATTTTACTCTTATGGCGATGGGATGCTTGTGATATGA
- the ruvX gene encoding Holliday junction resolvase RuvX — MREKFMAIDVGLKRIGLAFGFGEVVTPLEPVLRKNRNQAARDVSQKVNEYAPNTLVVGVPIGGSSEDEMRRRIEHFVSLLDVQANIVYQDEAFSSSEASEIYTNTKRDGRLDSVSATIILKRYLKIL; from the coding sequence ATGAGAGAGAAATTTATGGCGATCGATGTTGGACTAAAGCGCATAGGGCTTGCTTTTGGCTTTGGCGAGGTCGTGACGCCACTTGAGCCAGTTCTTAGAAAAAATAGAAATCAAGCCGCAAGAGATGTAAGCCAAAAAGTAAATGAATACGCTCCAAACACGCTAGTAGTGGGCGTGCCAATCGGTGGCAGTAGCGAGGATGAGATGAGAAGGCGCATAGAGCACTTTGTCTCGCTTCTTGACGTACAGGCTAATATCGTCTATCAAGATGAAGCCTTTAGCAGCAGCGAGGCAAGTGAAATTTACACAAATACAAAGCGAGATGGCAGGCTCGATAGCGTCTCAGCCACTATCATCTTGAAGAGATATCTAAAAATTTTATAA
- a CDS encoding DNA-processing protein DprA, translating to MKLEIIPEALNRLKNPPKELNFIGDTSLLSMPKVAVVGSRKASVYTKECVTALCTALKSANVCVVSGGAIGVDITAHKAAMPRTIGVFANGLDIIYPAQNKVAIREIYEKGLALSEYDEGEPPIAYRFLERNRIVVGLAQALVVAQADLRSGSMQSARLANELKIPLFVLPQRINESSGTNALLASKKAELIDDYVKFASLFGEVKEQEKADDEILKFCKNGVSLDEALAKFGEIIYEYELDGLVEISNLRVKSAL from the coding sequence ATGAAGCTTGAAATCATCCCAGAGGCGCTAAATAGGCTAAAAAATCCCCCAAAAGAGCTAAATTTCATAGGTGACACCTCGCTTCTTAGCATGCCAAAAGTTGCAGTCGTTGGCTCAAGAAAGGCAAGTGTTTATACAAAAGAGTGTGTCACGGCACTTTGCACAGCGCTAAAAAGTGCAAATGTCTGCGTGGTGAGCGGTGGGGCTATCGGCGTGGATATCACGGCGCACAAGGCTGCCATGCCACGAACTATCGGCGTTTTTGCAAATGGACTTGATATCATCTATCCAGCTCAAAACAAAGTAGCGATAAGAGAAATTTATGAAAAAGGCTTGGCTCTAAGCGAGTATGACGAGGGCGAGCCACCGATCGCTTATAGGTTTTTAGAGCGAAACCGCATAGTTGTGGGGCTCGCGCAAGCTCTTGTGGTGGCACAAGCTGATCTAAGAAGTGGCTCGATGCAAAGTGCGAGGCTTGCAAATGAGCTTAAAATCCCTCTCTTTGTCCTGCCTCAGCGCATAAATGAGAGTAGTGGAACAAATGCTTTGCTGGCTAGCAAAAAGGCCGAGCTTATCGATGATTACGTTAAATTTGCCTCACTTTTTGGTGAGGTAAAAGAGCAAGAAAAAGCTGATGATGAGATATTGAAATTTTGTAAAAATGGCGTTAGCCTTGATGAAGCATTGGCTAAATTTGGCGAGATCATTTACGAGTACGAGCTTGACGGGCTAGTTGAAATTTCAAATTTAAGAGTAAAAAGCGCGCTATGA
- a CDS encoding divergent polysaccharide deacetylase family protein, with protein sequence MSEKKTTKKRPAKKSAGRSHNKIFLGIGVIAAILIVALIAALSIKNKDVEQISKVNEPKSEKQISKKAEQKVASKDKKQEYEKRKYPLKFDEDENLSKIFTDPKHKSELALKPKTEPKEQKKITPETKSEVKVETKKEEPKKEQNDTKNLLANLYKNMQSSVDASHEAKSEEKPELKVEQVIEPFYAGKNEIKTEIKTEQNKSAEANLSIKENLKHSEILKPEPTKKSEVGPSNKAKKQIYSEKPQKESAKKDDFAVVPFTPNSSVKGRAKLVLIIDDVATFEHASMVKSIGLKITPSIFPATKTHPDTPNIARTFEFYMIHLPMQAKHFDSPEIGTLTINESFESMHEKIKKIRKDFPRAKYTNNHTGSRFTSDYDAMDKAYRALIEQGFIFVDSKTIAQTAVARAAKKYNQPYISRDIFLDDDPSASAVRRELIAAVNLAKKRGYAIAIGHPKKNTIAVIKASKNNILKDVEVVYLKDIL encoded by the coding sequence TTGAGCGAAAAAAAGACTACAAAGAAGCGTCCTGCAAAAAAGAGTGCGGGTCGCTCTCATAATAAAATTTTCCTTGGTATCGGCGTCATCGCTGCCATTTTGATAGTGGCACTTATCGCAGCTCTTAGCATCAAAAACAAAGATGTTGAGCAGATAAGCAAAGTAAATGAGCCAAAGAGCGAGAAGCAAATTTCAAAAAAAGCTGAGCAAAAAGTTGCCAGCAAAGATAAAAAACAAGAGTACGAGAAGAGAAAATACCCTCTAAAATTTGATGAAGATGAAAATTTAAGTAAAATTTTTACCGATCCTAAACATAAAAGCGAACTTGCTCTAAAGCCAAAAACTGAGCCAAAAGAGCAAAAAAAGATAACTCCTGAGACAAAATCTGAAGTAAAAGTAGAAACTAAAAAAGAAGAGCCAAAAAAAGAGCAAAACGATACGAAAAATCTACTTGCAAATTTATATAAAAATATGCAAAGCAGCGTAGATGCAAGCCATGAAGCAAAGAGCGAAGAAAAGCCAGAATTAAAGGTTGAGCAAGTAATCGAGCCATTTTACGCAGGCAAAAATGAGATAAAAACAGAGATAAAAACAGAGCAAAACAAAAGCGCTGAAGCAAATTTAAGCATAAAAGAAAATTTAAAGCATAGTGAAATTTTAAAACCTGAGCCTACTAAAAAAAGTGAGGTTGGGCCTAGCAACAAAGCCAAGAAGCAAATTTATAGCGAAAAACCGCAAAAAGAGAGTGCGAAAAAAGATGACTTTGCGGTTGTGCCTTTTACTCCAAATAGCAGCGTAAAAGGGCGTGCAAAGCTGGTGCTAATAATCGATGATGTGGCGACATTTGAGCACGCTAGCATGGTAAAATCAATCGGCCTAAAGATAACGCCGTCCATTTTCCCAGCGACAAAAACCCATCCAGATACGCCAAATATCGCTAGAACGTTTGAGTTTTATATGATACATCTACCGATGCAAGCAAAGCACTTTGATAGCCCAGAGATAGGCACGCTCACGATAAACGAGAGCTTTGAGAGCATGCATGAAAAGATAAAAAAGATACGCAAAGACTTCCCGCGTGCAAAATATACAAACAACCACACAGGATCACGATTTACCAGTGATTATGATGCGATGGACAAGGCATATAGAGCGCTGATAGAGCAGGGCTTTATCTTTGTTGATAGCAAAACTATCGCTCAAACCGCGGTGGCAAGGGCTGCTAAAAAGTATAATCAACCTTACATTTCAAGAGATATATTTTTAGATGATGATCCATCGGCTAGTGCGGTTAGGCGTGAGCTTATAGCTGCTGTAAATTTAGCCAAAAAAAGGGGCTACGCGATCGCCATCGGACATCCAAAGAAAAACACGATCGCAGTGATAAAAGCTAGCAAAAACAATATCTTAAAAGATGTAGAAGTTGTTTATCTAAAAGATATTTTATGA
- the ilvC gene encoding ketol-acid reductoisomerase, whose translation MAINVYYDKDCDLSLIQSRKVAIIGFGSQGHAHAENLRDNGVSVVIGLAKGGKSWAKAEAKGFEVKTVSEATKGADVVMILTPDELQAEIYKNEIEPNLKDHAAIAFGHGFNVHFGQIKAPTNIDVIMIAPKAPGHTVRSEFLRGGGIPDLIAVEQNASGKAKEIALSYACGIGGGRTGIIETTFKDETETDLFGEQAVLCGGLCALVNAGFDTLVEAGYEPEMAYFECLHELKLIVDLMYQGGMADMRYSISNTAEYGDYVSGVRVVGEESRKAMKEVLREIQNGKFAKDFILERKAGYVRMNAERGIAERSLLNKTGKKLRAMMPWITNGKLIDQSKN comes from the coding sequence ATGGCTATAAATGTTTATTATGATAAAGACTGCGATTTAAGCCTTATTCAGAGTAGAAAAGTAGCAATCATCGGCTTTGGCTCGCAAGGTCACGCACACGCTGAAAATTTAAGAGACAATGGCGTAAGTGTCGTAATCGGTCTTGCAAAAGGTGGCAAAAGCTGGGCAAAAGCTGAGGCTAAGGGCTTTGAAGTAAAAACTGTAAGCGAAGCTACAAAAGGCGCTGATGTAGTTATGATCCTAACACCAGATGAGCTTCAAGCTGAAATTTATAAAAATGAGATCGAGCCAAATTTAAAAGATCACGCTGCTATCGCATTTGGACATGGTTTTAATGTTCATTTTGGACAGATCAAAGCTCCAACAAACATAGACGTCATCATGATCGCTCCAAAAGCTCCAGGACACACAGTTAGAAGCGAATTTTTAAGAGGTGGCGGCATACCTGATCTTATCGCTGTTGAGCAAAATGCAAGTGGAAAGGCTAAAGAGATCGCTCTAAGCTATGCTTGCGGTATAGGTGGTGGTAGAACTGGCATCATTGAGACAACATTTAAAGATGAAACTGAAACAGATTTATTTGGCGAGCAAGCTGTGCTTTGCGGTGGTCTTTGCGCACTTGTAAATGCTGGATTTGATACGCTTGTAGAGGCTGGATATGAGCCTGAGATGGCGTATTTTGAGTGCTTGCACGAGCTAAAACTAATCGTTGATCTAATGTATCAAGGCGGCATGGCTGATATGCGCTACTCTATCTCAAACACAGCTGAATATGGCGATTATGTAAGCGGCGTAAGAGTAGTTGGCGAAGAGAGCAGAAAAGCTATGAAAGAAGTTTTAAGAGAAATTCAAAATGGTAAATTTGCAAAAGACTTCATCCTAGAGAGAAAAGCAGGATATGTTAGAATGAACGCTGAGCGCGGTATAGCTGAGAGAAGCTTGCTAAATAAAACTGGCAAAAAACTTCGCGCAATGATGCCTTGGATAACTAACGGCAAACTTATAGATCAAAGCAAAAACTAA
- a CDS encoding HDOD domain-containing protein, translated as MNESIFKKIKALPPLDDTVIQIQRLHADENSSINDLTKVVEKDPMLTANILRSANSPLYGFSQEITTIARAISLFGMATIRGFALSSAIKKTFSINLEPYDITAQDFLNISIMQNALMYHWYSKIKPKNLEILSPASFMLEVGKIVLAHELTENNQVAEFKTKLKQISSTYDLALLESEILDITNEEVTAKIFEQWNLEIELGNSILYSNTPEEAPDHIKEYARALKVVKTAVNIFNQLDDVSVNNATLLINEYGFERDTFLMAVSKVKDNL; from the coding sequence ATGAATGAATCAATTTTTAAAAAAATCAAAGCGCTTCCGCCACTAGACGACACTGTCATACAGATCCAGCGCCTACATGCTGACGAAAATAGCTCGATAAATGACCTCACAAAAGTGGTCGAAAAAGACCCTATGCTAACAGCAAATATCTTGCGTTCAGCAAACTCACCACTTTACGGATTTTCTCAAGAGATCACAACTATCGCAAGAGCCATTTCACTTTTTGGCATGGCTACTATCCGTGGTTTTGCGCTATCAAGTGCCATTAAAAAGACCTTTTCTATAAATTTAGAGCCATATGACATTACCGCACAAGATTTTTTAAATATCTCAATCATGCAAAATGCTTTGATGTACCACTGGTACTCAAAGATAAAACCTAAAAATCTAGAAATTCTCTCTCCTGCTTCATTTATGCTTGAAGTTGGCAAGATCGTTTTAGCACATGAGCTCACAGAAAATAACCAAGTTGCTGAGTTCAAAACAAAGCTAAAACAAATTTCATCTACCTATGATCTTGCGCTTTTAGAGTCAGAAATTTTAGACATCACAAATGAAGAGGTCACGGCTAAAATTTTTGAGCAGTGGAATTTAGAGATCGAGCTTGGAAATTCCATCCTCTACTCAAACACTCCAGAAGAGGCACCTGACCATATAAAAGAGTACGCAAGAGCGTTAAAAGTAGTAAAAACAGCGGTTAATATCTTTAACCAGCTTGATGATGTGAGCGTAAATAACGCAACACTTCTTATAAACGAATATGGCTTTGAGAGAGATACATTTTTAATGGCTGTTAGCAAAGTCAAAGATAATTTGTGA